CGGTTGAAACAGCACGGGCGGGTCTATCACTGGCTCAGGCACAAGTGGCTCAGGCGGAATCCAGCCGTAAAGCTGCCGAAAGCACCCTGGCTGCCAATGAAGCGTTAATTCGAGGTACCAATCAACAGTCGACACCAGATGTGCAGGCTGCCCAAGCGCGTGTTGATCAGGCGCTATTGGATCTGGAGCGTACCCGTATTCGTGCGCCTGTTGATGGAGTGATTACCCGACGCAATGTACAGGTCGGACAACGGGTGGCACCGGGTACAGCCCTGATGATGATCGTGCCGGTGGCACAACTGTATGTAGATGCCAACTTTAAAGAAAGCCAGTTGGCCAAAGTCAAAGCCGGACAGTCGGTCACTCTAGTTTCAGATTATTATGGTGATGATGTGGTGTATCACGGTAAGGTGGTCGGTTTCTCCGGAGGAACCGGTGCCGCATTTGCCTTGATCCCGGCACAGAATGCTACGGGCAACTGGATTAAGGTGGTTCAGCGGTTACCTGTACGGATTAGCCTCGATCCAAAAGAGCTTGCAGCCCATCCTTTACGCGTTGGGCTGTCCATGACAGCCACAGTACAACTCAAGTAGCAGGCTCGCAATGAACCGTCCAGCCCCATTTCCTGATTTGACCGGAAGCCGTTTGTGGATCGCAGCCTTCTTCCTGGCCTTTGCCAATTTTATGGTGGTGCTGGATACCACGATTGCCAACGTTTCTTTGCCCCATATTACCGGCAGTCTCGCCGTTTCAAGCACGCAGGGAACCTGGGTCATTACCTCCTATGCCGTTGCTGAGGCGATCTGTGTGCCGCTGACGGGCTGGCTTGCAGGGCGTTTTGGTATTGTCCGTACTTTTGTGACTTGTGTTATCGGTTTTACTGTGTTTTCAGTGCTGTGTGGTTTATCCAACAGTCTGTTGATGCTGGTACTGTGCCGGATTGGTCAGGGCCTGTTCGGTGGTCCGATTATGCCGCTCAGCCAGACCTTGCTGATGCGTATTTTCCCTCAGGAAAAACATGCACAAGCGATGGGATTGTGGGCCATGACGACCGTGATTGGACCCGTTTTAGGGCCAATTCTCGGGGGATTAATCAGTGACAATATGTCCTGGCACTGGATTTTCTTTATTAATCTTCCGGTGGGGATTGTTTGTGCACTTGGCGCGATCAGTTTGCTGAAATCGGTAGAAAGTCCGTTAGCAAAATTAAAAATAGACAAGATGGGGCTGCTGTTGCTGGTGATCTGGATTGGTGCCCTGCAGCTGATGCTGGATTTGGGGCATGAACATGACTGGTTCCATAGCCAGATCATTGTGGCGCTCGCAGCAATTGCGGTCACCGGATTTATTATCTTTCTCATCTGGGAGATGACAGAGCATCATCCCGTAGTCAATGTCCGGGTATTCCGGCATCGTGGATTCAGTATTTCTGTGCTCGCTTTATCCTGTGGGTTTGGAGCATTTTTTGGCAGTATTGTGCTGATTCCGCAATGGTTACAGGTAAATATCGGCTATACGGCGACCTGGGCCGGTTATGTCACGGCCACCATGGGTATCGGTAGTGTGATGATGTCACCGATTGTAGCTAAACTGGCAGTGCAATATGATCAGCGTGTTTTGGCGAGTTGTGGTTTGTTGTTACTCGGTGGTGTGACCTTGTTGAGAGCTTTCTGGTCCAATGAAGCGGATTTCATGACGATTGTTCTTCCGCAAATTTTGCAGGGATTTGCGGTTCCTTTTTTCTTTATTCCGCTGTCCAATATGGCATTGGCTTCAGTGTTACCGCAGGAAATTGCCTCAGCAGCTGGTTTAATGAGTTTTATGCGTACGATGGCAGGGGCGATAGGCGCTTCAGTTGCGGCTACCCTGTGGGATGATCATGCCAAATTGGCACGTAGTGAGATTGTAGCCCGACTGCAACCCGAGGATATTCAGAAAACCCTACAGCAAAATGGCTTATCTTATGACAGTGTATTGGGTATGATTTCAAACTTGGTCGATAAAGAAGCGCTGACCTTGTCTGCCAATCATGTATTTTTGATATTCAGCGTAATTTTTGTGATTTCTGGATTGATTATCTGGCTGTGCCCAAAACCGCGTCAAGGCACAGCATCGGGGCCGCCCCACTGAAGCCCGAAAGGGGCTTTTGATATGGGCAGATGTATTTATTGGTCGATATCCGAGCGCGCCCGTTTTAATGCAATTTTCCATTCATGTAAACGGCTCTGACGTTCATCTTCCCTCATGTTGGGGATAAATTCACGCTCCAATTGCCAAGAAGCGCCAATTTCGTTCAAATCACTGAAGATGCCCATCCTCAGCCCAGCCATGGCAGCAGCACCCCATGCAGTCGATTCTAGTAATTTGGGACGGCGTACGGGAACATTGAGCAGATCCGCCTGAAACTGCATCAACATATCACTATGGCTGGCGCCTCCATCGACCCGTAATTCCGTGAGAGGATGGGCCACATCGGCCTGCATGGCGTGAATAACATCTGAAACCTGAAAAGCGATGGCCTCTAATGCAGCACGGGCAATATGTGCCTTGGTGGTTCCGCGTGACATGCCACAAAGCAACGCGCGGGCATCGCTATCCCAATGCGGCGCGCCTAGACCGGTAAAGGCCGGAACCAGTACCACCCCCTCCGTAGAATGGACCTG
This portion of the Acinetobacter sp. GSS19 genome encodes:
- a CDS encoding EmrA/EmrK family multidrug efflux transporter periplasmic adaptor subunit produces the protein MTDTQPSAKDAAAVPAENHGTQMNKRKTLLKIVAVLFIAAVLIYAIWMWVGQDSVSTDNAYVGAETASITSMVSGQVVEVRVKDTQQVKKGELLLSLDTRDATIALAQAQAELAKAQRQYNQTSANSQSLNSQILVRRDEIASAQAQLSKAQADLNKAQNDYARRQKLIETGAISKEELTSAQAAVETARAGLSLAQAQVAQAESSRKAAESTLAANEALIRGTNQQSTPDVQAAQARVDQALLDLERTRIRAPVDGVITRRNVQVGQRVAPGTALMMIVPVAQLYVDANFKESQLAKVKAGQSVTLVSDYYGDDVVYHGKVVGFSGGTGAAFALIPAQNATGNWIKVVQRLPVRISLDPKELAAHPLRVGLSMTATVQLK
- a CDS encoding DHA2 family efflux MFS transporter permease subunit; translation: MNRPAPFPDLTGSRLWIAAFFLAFANFMVVLDTTIANVSLPHITGSLAVSSTQGTWVITSYAVAEAICVPLTGWLAGRFGIVRTFVTCVIGFTVFSVLCGLSNSLLMLVLCRIGQGLFGGPIMPLSQTLLMRIFPQEKHAQAMGLWAMTTVIGPVLGPILGGLISDNMSWHWIFFINLPVGIVCALGAISLLKSVESPLAKLKIDKMGLLLLVIWIGALQLMLDLGHEHDWFHSQIIVALAAIAVTGFIIFLIWEMTEHHPVVNVRVFRHRGFSISVLALSCGFGAFFGSIVLIPQWLQVNIGYTATWAGYVTATMGIGSVMMSPIVAKLAVQYDQRVLASCGLLLLGGVTLLRAFWSNEADFMTIVLPQILQGFAVPFFFIPLSNMALASVLPQEIASAAGLMSFMRTMAGAIGASVAATLWDDHAKLARSEIVARLQPEDIQKTLQQNGLSYDSVLGMISNLVDKEALTLSANHVFLIFSVIFVISGLIIWLCPKPRQGTASGPPH